Genomic window (Cololabis saira isolate AMF1-May2022 chromosome 10, fColSai1.1, whole genome shotgun sequence):
TGAAAAAAGCAGACCTGTGCAACAGTACAATGTGCATAAATGATTCTTAATGTCAAGGTTTTCTGTCAATATTGATGTTCATTTGATATTTGTCGGCAGGGGTAATATCTGGTGTGGATGAGAACACGGCGTATTCTTGGCCTGCCTGCAGTCTCTGTGGAAGTGACGACTTAGAGTTGTCAGCCGAGATGCCGTAAGTCCTGGTAATTTGTCATAAAAGTGTCTTGTGAACAACTTGTCCCATCATGTATGGTGTATGTTTTCCCACAGTCAGACGTTCCACTGTGTTTCCTGCAAATCATCGGTAGACAAGCCAGACACAAAGTTTCAGCTGGAAGTGTTCCTGAGTTCCTCATTAAGTAGCTGCACAGTGAAGGTTAAGGTGAGAACAAGGTTTTATACTGTTTGAGTTAAAGTATCTACATGTTTTATAGCTAACTTAGTTTTACTGTGGGTTTCAAGAGTAGTTAAATATTCTAAGAAGTATAGATAAGACAATCAACACAGCTAATGTCtctacatgtaaaaaaaaaaatagataactGGTTGCAACCAGTTGGCTTAGCTTGACACAGAAAAGGAGCCGGTCACCTTAGGGTCCCTTCCGGCTGCACAATGTCCATCAGCAGATTGCTGTGCTGTTCAGACTACACATCTTGAAGTCATTTTGGTGTTCACACTACACAACCTGACAACGACTTGGTCACACAGCAACCCCACCTGGTCTCCAAAGTAAGTTTTCTCAATAAAACTGACCAAAAATGAGGCAAAATCATGCGTGAAACAGGAGTTTTGAGTTTGAAAGTCATGGGCGGTCCAAGATGCCCTCCAACTGCTTCCAAACCTTTTTCCACATTGCTGTTTCTTCTTTGTTGTCTTTATTGAGTTCTAGACAAcctccccctctttccccccatttctttaaaaaaaaaaaaaaaatgtttttaatatttttatccagattttttccccccattttttatcacccagtgctcctacctaagtgacattcctgggcattgctccctctaccaaccaaGGGagagccctgcactgagctcaggtctcctccttaaccagaggagtgagcaggcctcTTCTTTCCACCAGACaaggtggggcttctccggccggacgtagcgcgtggaaggatcacgttattgaacccaggaccttctagctgtgagacggctgcactaccagctgcgacaccgtgcccccccccccgtttCCCCCCATTTCTTATTTataaataatacaagaatgtaATAAGAGCATCTCTTCACAGCTTCGCTGGTTTCTGTTTGTCGCTAGTTGAAGCTCAGATGAAATCACCAACAACTCCAAGTATTTAGCATTTTAGATGATGATGTGCCGGCAAGCACCTTGATGCATCTTCTAGTAGCTCACCCATCAAGTGCTGAGTGGCGAGTGCAGATTGCTTGCCAGTTTGCGCCTGATTAAAGGTTTTTGTTGGTGAGCTCAGTGACTTGCACATCAGGCTTAAACTCCTGAAATATGAACGTGGCTTTactccatgttttttttctgtttggtaCAAAAGTGAGAGAGTGTACAATATCAAACAGTCTTACTTGTTTAGACATACGCTGTGGATTGTGTGTAATCCTGAATTTTTTCTTAGAAAAAGGGAGTTAtttaagaaaaatgtattaataaatACCAGTCCTAAAAATGCTAGGGGGGTGTTGGTTATTTTAGATATTTAGACAAATAAAGTTCTGTCCTCTATAGTCATTACCGAGACGCTGAGTCGTCTCATATTTATCTCTAAATAGGACTCTTAAAGATATATCTTATGTTCTGCACAATAAACGCATAAAGTAATGCACATCTGCATGAAGGCATTTTATTACAGAAAAAGTGGCGTGGCTGTAATCAGAAATCAAAGTGAGCTAAACTGATAAATTTATCACTGTTCTTAGCAGCCTGTTCACATTTTAACCCCTTCCAGCTGTTACTCACCAGTGAGGGCTGTTTGttgagcagcatttgtttttcatttacaaCACCAAGgtgataattaaaaaaacattagtTGCTCTACTTCTTTTAATCTCCCCGACAGCTGCAGCAGAGGACGATCATGTCCGTGCTGGACACCACAGCGCAGGAGAGTAACGAGGTAGGTTTTTTATCAAAGTGTTACATAAGTCTGGACTTAACTGCCTGGTGTATTGATCTTCCAATATGTTCTGGAAGCATCTGTTCATGTCACTGTGGTAAAAAATCATTTCTCTgtggaaaacaggaaaaaaaaaagatccttaCTGGACACTGATTCTGTTGGCTGCCAGAACTGTGACATAATGCTCCACCCTGGCTTGTATTTAGTGATTGAGTTTGTGTTCAAGTTTTCATGCAGTGTTTATATCGGTTTGTTATTAATTTCTTACATAAGCCACAGGTGGTGCGCTTGTTCTTCATGAAGTGTGTTGTAGTTGCACGGTAGACTTTGATGCTTTCCCCATGAGCGTAGTAAGATAGTTCTCCCTGTTGACTAGTGTGAAGAGTGCAAAGGTCAGGGTTTTAAAATCATTAGGGCACAATTGCGTTAGATTAAAGAACTTGGATTTTTGCTTGTGGATGCATTGAAAGAATGTCATTGCAGATGGGGATGAAGTTGCATcaacatttaattattttttttcctttgactCTCCTGTTTCAGTTCCAAGGCTATGATGTAGAGAGTGTCCTGGGAAAAGAGGTGGGTCCCATTGCCGTTTACGTCCGAGTCATCTCCAGGAAGCCTGCACTCTGGATTGGCCTGGAAGAGATCTGCCTCTGAGGCTGACTGATATCAGTCCCGAGGCCTCAGCTGGCTCCAAGGATCTGCACACTGGGCCTTGGTCAGAGCCAGTttatcctcctctccccctctGAAGGCCTCCCTGACAGCTTGAGGCTGCGCTGAAGAGAGTGGGCTGCAAGAAGACAAGGTCTTGTTTGTGTTACTGATAAGTGATCCTGTGCACCAGGAGTTGACGGCCCAAGGGTAGAGCAGTGGCATGCAGTATGTCAAATGAACCCACGTGGTCAATGTATTGTGATGTGAGTTCAGAGCAGGACTTTGACATAAGAAAAGAGGCTTTTTTCAGCCCATTTACCTCTGTATATAAGATCAGACACTATGTcaataaaaagtttatttttgcTGACGCTGCTTTCTATTTCCTGTTGCACTTTTTTTGTGAAGCTGTTTCCTCACCATAAATGATGTGCAAAGATTACTCAGACCAGACATTTCTGCACTTTCAGTGATTTTTATTACAGATTCcataaacaaaaatgttttcaaagTTTCATACAAACTATATAAAAGGTCATATTCTGGCTTTTATACAAATGTAGGAATTATAAAACAAGGACCATATCAGGTATAACATGTAAATGCAGTGGTAAAATAACTTaatacagagaagaagaaaaaaatcccacaaaaaTATGTCAGCAACAACATATTTTCTAGTGCCATTATTATGGTAAGCTTAAAATACATCTGGTACAGATGGTAAAAAGGGGTATGTTGAGGTATGTCTCCTGTTCAGTTCATAGAAGATTTAATTAAAGTCACCGACTCTCTGCACTGGTGGCGCCGAGCAACGAGGAGTTGGGTATCTGCTTGAAGAAATCTCTGAGTCCGCTGAGCTCTCTGGTCAGATGCTCGATGGTTTTGTGCAGCTTGTCGTTGTCGTTGCTCAGTTCAAGCAGCTTCTGCTGCATGTCCAAGTTGCGCCTCTTGGCTTTGTCCCTGCTTTTCCTCACGGCAATGTTATTCCTTTCTCGCCTCTGCCGGTACTCCACGCTGCAGCGGTCCAGCCCCTTCTTGCCCTTCTCCCTGCTGCCGCTCTTCCTCGGGGAGGAGCGGGCGGAGCTGGCGGCGGAGCTGGAGGAGCCGGGCTCCGGCGTGGTCGGCGGGGTGGGCTGGCCCGTGCAGGGGAGGCTCACGGAGGTCTGGGCGCAGGTCTCGATCTGGGAGGGAAGCGACGAGGACATGTCGCTGTCGCTCCAGTCGGACTCGTGCTTGATGGGCGCGCTGAACGCCCCCttttccagctgctgctgcagctgcagatgcGGCTGCTGCAGATGCGGCTGCATGCCGGAGCTCTGCAGGTTGTAGAAATCCGCCTTCTCCTGCTTCACGGAGTTGAACAGGTCGAGGAAGAGCTCGTCGTTGCACAGCTCCAGGTTCGGCACGGAGGTGAGGGACGTCATGGACTCGATGTACTGGCTGAAGTCGATGGCGCTCTCGTCGTCGTACATGGCCGGGGCGGCGCTCATCTCCCccggggtggtggtggtgtctcCGGCCGGGGCGGCCGTCCTGCCACCGGCCGCCTTGCAGAGCCCGGGCTGCTGGGGGGCCCCCAGCTTGCTGCTCTCGTAGAAGTTAGCAGGCTCCATCGCCCAACTCATGTTGCATTGTGGAGACGCGGAGTACGAGTCCAGGTTGTATATGTCACACATGAACCCTGGTGACTTTGTCCCCACGTgggtcgaaaaagaaaaaaaaaaaaactttcaaactCTCTTGCACAGTAAAGTCgcaggctccttccttcctccttcacagtacttttttttttttttaataaaaagccCTAGAAGTCAGTTTCTGGACCTGTCAGTGGGCTGTCACTGATTATGCTGAGACTTGTCACTTTTCTGAAGCAGCGCTACTTTGGCGGAGTGTTTTGTATGGTTCCCCACTGACGTCACCCACACCTCCCTCTCACGGGCCAGTCACAGCTGAGAGCGGGTCACGTGGTCTGGTTTAGGCCCCATTTGAGGAGGCGAGGGCGTGTCGCGCTGCCTCCCACTTTTTACTATGATTGTATGAATGGTGCAGGGTTGTTTACATACTGCAGCCGCGGCTCTTGGCTCAGGATTAATTTGTCACCAACAATACAAACGTCTGACTCACATGGAGGCGAAGGAAGTACTCAGATCACATGATAGGAGAGTAAACTTTCAATTACGTTAAATATTCGACTAAATCGGGGTTGCATCTCTTTATAAAGTGTGTTTGAGCAGCCTGTGAAAGAGCACAAAAAACTAAC
Coding sequences:
- the cebpd gene encoding CCAAT/enhancer-binding protein delta, with protein sequence MCDIYNLDSYSASPQCNMSWAMEPANFYESSKLGAPQQPGLCKAAGGRTAAPAGDTTTTPGEMSAAPAMYDDESAIDFSQYIESMTSLTSVPNLELCNDELFLDLFNSVKQEKADFYNLQSSGMQPHLQQPHLQLQQQLEKGAFSAPIKHESDWSDSDMSSSLPSQIETCAQTSVSLPCTGQPTPPTTPEPGSSSSAASSARSSPRKSGSREKGKKGLDRCSVEYRQRRERNNIAVRKSRDKAKRRNLDMQQKLLELSNDNDKLHKTIEHLTRELSGLRDFFKQIPNSSLLGATSAESR